Proteins encoded by one window of Acaryochloris thomasi RCC1774:
- a CDS encoding CBS domain-containing protein: MDVVLCHRTADFDTLGAAVGVARLQPGTRIVLCGGAHPAVREFLALYRDEYPLIERRSVSAETLRSLTIVDVQQRELLDKASEWLEIPDLPITIYDHHLEVESDIPAQRLELEPVGAATTILVEKLQAQAVQISAPDATVMALGIHVDTGSLTYDRATPRDAVALAWLMTQGANQQAIATYTDPRFSAELQELLGQALHRMQTRNVHGYQIAWVLLHTANYVPGLSSLASQLMTLSESDSLMLGNAYQTRKSAQNRLNLIGRCRVEGINLHQLLHPLGGGGHPRAAAATLKTDQPQVVIDELLSDLVAQIPQPLTAADLMSSPVRTIRPHTTINQARRILLRYGHSGLSVLDDQEQLVGIISRRDLDLALHHGFGHAPTKGYMKAPVRTICLNTPLPEIERLMVTYDIGRLPVLDKNQLVGIVTRTDMLRQLHQLKQPELQSQQTVVRTSMQDRLQTLLPQPLQAVLTEVAQLAEQQGWQLYLVGGAVRDLLLAEQPPKLQEFDLVVDGVHTGESEGAALAQLVQQRHPEAQLQIFGQFQTAALLWNQDPVLGTFAVDIATARSEFYPYPAANPEVTASSIRQDLYRRDFTINALAVRLTPHRQRQRQGGELLDFFGGLEDLQQRQVRVLHPNSFIEDPTRIFRAVRFATRLGFEIEGQTERYVRNAISSGIYQQTQGENQKTPALQARLRNELKYIFKTDYWPTALKLLENLDALQCLHPQLNLGQNWWKQSRIVLRWHHSFDPEAKAIPQWLLILEHLLLELPPELAHPVAITLHLSESSQQRLKTLATTQQALAQLLSSAEPRPSLIARQLQQIDLALLLLLAARGDLALRCSIWQYLNYWSQLKPLLNGSDLIRLGYQPGQQFKQMLSELWAEMVDGTLRDRATAEQWVQHQYPLM, translated from the coding sequence ATGGACGTGGTGCTTTGTCATCGAACGGCTGATTTTGACACGCTGGGGGCCGCAGTGGGCGTTGCTCGGCTACAGCCCGGGACTCGGATTGTACTGTGTGGGGGTGCCCATCCGGCGGTGCGGGAATTTTTGGCGCTTTACCGCGATGAGTATCCGCTAATTGAGCGGCGATCGGTGAGTGCAGAGACGTTGCGATCGCTCACCATTGTCGATGTCCAGCAGCGAGAGCTACTGGATAAAGCCAGCGAGTGGCTAGAGATTCCCGATCTTCCGATCACGATTTACGATCACCATCTAGAAGTTGAGAGCGATATTCCGGCTCAGCGTCTTGAACTGGAGCCAGTGGGGGCAGCGACAACTATTCTAGTGGAAAAGCTCCAGGCTCAGGCGGTGCAAATTTCAGCTCCTGATGCAACGGTGATGGCCCTCGGCATACATGTGGATACGGGGTCGCTGACCTATGATCGCGCAACCCCTAGAGATGCGGTAGCCCTTGCTTGGCTGATGACCCAGGGAGCAAATCAGCAGGCGATCGCAACCTATACCGATCCTCGATTCTCGGCAGAACTCCAGGAGCTTTTGGGGCAAGCGCTGCACCGGATGCAGACGCGTAACGTTCACGGCTATCAGATTGCTTGGGTGCTGCTGCACACCGCGAACTATGTTCCGGGTCTCTCTAGTCTTGCCTCTCAGTTGATGACGCTGAGCGAGAGTGATAGTCTCATGCTCGGGAATGCCTACCAAACGCGAAAATCGGCCCAAAACCGCCTGAACCTGATTGGCCGCTGCCGAGTGGAGGGAATTAACCTGCACCAGTTGCTGCATCCTTTGGGGGGCGGCGGGCATCCACGGGCAGCAGCGGCAACGCTGAAAACGGACCAGCCTCAGGTCGTGATCGACGAACTTTTGTCAGACTTGGTGGCGCAGATTCCGCAGCCTCTGACGGCGGCGGATCTGATGTCGTCGCCGGTCCGCACAATTCGCCCCCACACGACAATCAATCAGGCTCGTCGCATTTTGCTCCGCTACGGTCACTCGGGTCTGTCTGTCCTTGATGACCAAGAGCAGCTCGTGGGAATTATTTCGCGCCGAGATCTTGATCTAGCGCTGCACCACGGCTTCGGCCATGCACCCACGAAGGGCTATATGAAGGCTCCGGTGCGAACCATTTGTTTAAATACGCCTCTGCCTGAAATTGAGCGATTGATGGTGACCTACGATATTGGGCGTTTACCGGTTTTAGACAAAAATCAGCTAGTGGGCATTGTCACTCGCACAGATATGCTCCGTCAGCTTCATCAGCTCAAGCAGCCAGAGCTGCAGTCTCAGCAGACAGTGGTGCGAACTTCTATGCAGGATCGGCTACAGACCCTTTTGCCGCAGCCGCTGCAGGCTGTTTTAACTGAGGTTGCACAATTAGCAGAACAGCAGGGATGGCAGCTCTACCTCGTGGGTGGGGCGGTGCGGGATCTGCTGCTAGCGGAGCAGCCTCCCAAGCTACAGGAGTTTGATCTGGTGGTGGACGGGGTGCATACGGGCGAGAGCGAAGGAGCGGCGTTGGCTCAGCTTGTTCAGCAGCGACATCCTGAGGCCCAGCTCCAGATTTTTGGTCAGTTTCAGACGGCGGCGCTGCTTTGGAATCAAGATCCGGTTTTAGGCACGTTTGCAGTTGATATTGCTACGGCCCGCAGTGAGTTTTATCCCTATCCGGCAGCGAATCCTGAGGTCACGGCTAGCTCGATTCGCCAAGACCTTTATCGGCGGGACTTTACAATTAATGCTTTAGCAGTGCGGCTGACGCCCCATCGCCAGAGGCAGCGACAGGGTGGAGAGCTGCTTGATTTCTTTGGCGGTTTAGAAGATTTACAGCAGCGTCAGGTGCGGGTTTTGCACCCGAATAGCTTTATTGAAGATCCGACCCGGATCTTTAGGGCGGTAAGGTTCGCTACACGTTTGGGGTTTGAGATTGAGGGACAGACAGAGCGGTATGTTAGAAATGCGATCTCAAGTGGCATCTACCAACAGACCCAGGGAGAAAACCAGAAAACACCGGCCCTGCAGGCCCGCCTTCGCAACGAACTTAAATACATTTTCAAGACGGACTATTGGCCCACTGCTCTCAAGCTTTTAGAAAACTTGGATGCGCTCCAGTGCCTGCATCCCCAGTTGAACCTTGGGCAAAACTGGTGGAAACAAAGCCGCATTGTCCTCCGCTGGCACCATAGCTTTGACCCAGAGGCCAAAGCTATCCCGCAGTGGCTCTTGATTCTAGAGCACTTATTATTGGAGCTACCTCCAGAATTGGCACACCCAGTGGCGATTACCCTGCACCTTTCAGAGTCCTCTCAACAAAGACTCAAAACGTTAGCCACCACTCAGCAGGCACTGGCTCAACTTCTGTCCTCGGCAGAGCCACGTCCGAGCCTAATCGCTCGACAACTTCAGCAAATCGATCTGGCCCTGCTTCTTTTGCTCGCGGCTCGGGGTGATCTGGCACTGCGGTGCTCCATTTGGCAATATCTCAATTACTGGTCTCAACTTAAGCCGTTGCTCAATGGTTCCGATTTAATTCGCCTCGGATATCAGCCGGGACAGCAGTTTA
- the psbZ gene encoding photosystem II reaction center protein PsbZ produces MTIAFQFLLYFFVFVSSVMAVGVPVVYATVDDSAQVRRFVGVSSTTWFVLLILVTVTTFFVV; encoded by the coding sequence ATGACAATAGCCTTTCAATTTCTGCTCTACTTCTTCGTGTTTGTCAGCTCCGTAATGGCTGTGGGTGTGCCCGTAGTTTACGCCACTGTTGACGATTCAGCTCAGGTAAGAAGATTTGTTGGAGTTAGCTCTACTACTTGGTTTGTCCTACTAATTCTCGTCACAGTCACAACTTTTTTTGTGGTGTAG
- the ribH gene encoding 6,7-dimethyl-8-ribityllumazine synthase produces the protein MATFEGNFTQTSGLRFAIVIGRFNDLVTSKILAGCQDGLQRHGVDVGPDSPQVDYIWVPGCFEIPLVSRQLVLSQRYDAVICLGAVIRGQTPHFDYVAGEVAKGVAATGLQTGVPVIFGILTVDSMQQALERAGIKSNKGWEFAMNALEMASLMQSIKQGMQPAAFDSRGGALPAAQNTIAAQSTVTDPAESL, from the coding sequence ATGGCAACTTTTGAGGGAAATTTTACTCAAACATCTGGTTTACGGTTTGCGATCGTCATTGGTCGCTTCAACGATCTGGTCACTAGCAAAATCCTGGCCGGTTGTCAGGATGGTCTGCAGCGCCACGGTGTTGATGTCGGCCCAGACAGTCCACAGGTTGACTATATCTGGGTCCCGGGTTGTTTTGAGATCCCGCTTGTTTCGCGCCAGCTGGTTTTGTCTCAGCGATATGATGCGGTGATTTGCCTAGGGGCCGTCATTCGCGGTCAAACCCCGCACTTTGACTATGTTGCCGGGGAAGTTGCCAAAGGCGTTGCCGCCACGGGCCTCCAAACGGGGGTGCCGGTTATTTTTGGCATTCTCACCGTAGACAGCATGCAGCAGGCCCTAGAACGCGCCGGTATTAAGAGCAACAAGGGCTGGGAATTTGCCATGAATGCACTGGAGATGGCAAGCCTGATGCAGAGCATTAAACAAGGTATGCAGCCCGCCGCCTTTGATTCTAGAGGAGGCGCGCTGCCCGCCGCTCAAAATACGATTGCGGCTCAGTCTACCGTGACGGATCCAGCAGAATCACTGTGA
- a CDS encoding gamma-glutamyl-phosphate reductase: MDASSTADPATTLHQIRRAATTLGKADSQTRNQAIQRLAEALREHQNELLEANTLDLEMSRELAVPSIVLNWLKLTPERLSRVGAILDQLVHLPDPLVSRPTVLPAAQGYARATPLGIVGFVYEAFPELPLLLAAMCWKTGNGLLLQGDMASRNSNQFVVELLQQILSQTKLPEACVQVSSSDLNQGMQNLAAVDLVIPYGRPRFIQQIHQQAKVPTLCPTIGNCYLYWSESCNSEQARCLILDSHIGCPEAINAIEKVLIPPSLKTSRLTLLWGALKEQGFELRGDAEMVAEFPDLTLATKEEWHQPYLQKTVAFRRVADLDHAVQWINLHSHGQADCLATESYAESRQFALSIQSATTYINASPRFSRQCGGPQGTVAFGTCSRRSLYPGVISLQTLLATKQIIQGDGGVGTSP; the protein is encoded by the coding sequence ATGGATGCCTCCTCCACTGCTGATCCTGCAACCACACTGCATCAGATTCGCCGAGCGGCAACAACGTTAGGTAAAGCCGATAGCCAAACGCGCAACCAGGCCATTCAGAGATTGGCAGAGGCGCTGCGTGAGCATCAGAATGAGCTTCTAGAGGCTAACACCCTTGATTTAGAAATGAGCCGTGAGCTGGCCGTACCAAGCATTGTCCTCAACTGGCTGAAGCTGACGCCTGAACGTCTCAGTCGCGTGGGGGCTATCTTAGATCAGCTTGTGCATCTACCTGATCCACTCGTCAGTCGCCCAACTGTGCTGCCTGCTGCCCAGGGATATGCACGGGCCACGCCTCTGGGGATTGTCGGATTTGTCTATGAGGCTTTCCCTGAGCTACCGCTGCTGCTGGCGGCGATGTGTTGGAAAACAGGCAATGGGTTGCTGCTCCAGGGAGATATGGCAAGTCGCAATTCCAACCAGTTTGTGGTGGAATTGCTGCAGCAAATTTTGAGTCAGACAAAGCTGCCAGAGGCTTGTGTACAGGTCTCTAGCAGCGACCTCAATCAAGGAATGCAGAATTTAGCTGCGGTGGATTTGGTTATTCCCTATGGTCGTCCCCGTTTTATTCAGCAGATCCATCAGCAAGCAAAGGTGCCGACCCTCTGCCCCACCATTGGCAATTGCTATCTCTACTGGTCTGAGTCCTGCAACAGCGAACAGGCAAGATGTCTAATTCTCGATAGTCATATCGGCTGCCCAGAGGCGATCAATGCCATTGAGAAGGTCTTAATTCCTCCTTCCCTTAAAACTTCGCGGTTGACGCTGCTGTGGGGGGCTCTCAAAGAACAGGGCTTTGAACTTCGGGGCGATGCTGAAATGGTGGCGGAGTTCCCCGATCTGACGTTGGCGACCAAAGAGGAATGGCATCAGCCCTATCTGCAGAAAACGGTGGCTTTTCGACGCGTTGCCGATCTCGATCATGCAGTGCAGTGGATCAATCTCCACAGTCATGGTCAGGCAGACTGTCTGGCCACTGAATCCTATGCCGAAAGTCGACAGTTTGCGCTCAGTATCCAAAGTGCGACCACCTATATCAATGCTTCGCCTCGCTTTTCGCGCCAGTGTGGGGGACCACAGGGCACCGTCGCCTTTGGGACCTGTAGTCGCCGAAGTTTGTATCCGGGCGTGATCAGTCTGCAAACGCTGCTGGCGACCAAACAAATCATTCAGGGCGATGGCGGTGTGGGAACCTCGCCGTGA
- the tadA gene encoding tRNA adenosine(34) deaminase TadA — translation MSFSYQDHCRWMEKAIAVATKAGEAGEVPVGAVVVDGQGECVAIASNRRQRDCDPTAHAEVLALRHVGHKLQTWHLNQCTLYVTLEPCPMCAGALLQARLGLVVYGADDPKTGALRTALNLPDGPGSTHRLSVLGGILESTCRQQLQDWFTHRR, via the coding sequence GTGAGCTTTTCTTATCAGGATCACTGTCGGTGGATGGAAAAAGCAATCGCAGTGGCAACGAAAGCAGGCGAAGCGGGTGAAGTCCCGGTCGGTGCCGTTGTTGTTGATGGTCAAGGGGAATGTGTTGCGATCGCATCCAATCGGCGACAGCGGGACTGTGACCCTACCGCCCATGCAGAAGTATTAGCGCTCCGTCATGTCGGGCACAAACTGCAGACTTGGCACTTGAATCAATGTACGTTGTATGTCACCCTCGAACCCTGTCCTATGTGTGCTGGCGCGCTCCTACAGGCCCGACTCGGTTTAGTGGTCTATGGTGCTGACGATCCGAAAACGGGAGCGTTACGGACAGCACTTAACCTACCAGACGGCCCAGGGTCAACCCATCGATTGTCAGTTCTCGGCGGCATTTTAGAATCAACCTGCCGCCAGCAACTGCAGGACTGGTTTACCCATCGACGCTGA
- a CDS encoding glycosyltransferase, which produces MPENSWPEKDFCSSPKSLSAALMEAAELSEMEEPPDYPGGEGRRRKAALVLALVWSSTIALHLMSGGVWLVYGMTTLMGVHALRLLCAQAMPVPEPLGSDLAESDYPYVSLLVAAKNEASVISDLVDTLCAVDYPASRYELWVVDDNSTDDTFQVLQTLTQKYPQLQLKRRAADAAGGKSGALNQILPLTNGDIIGVFDADARVTPGLLRQIVPFFERPRVGAVQVRKAIANASTNFWTRGQSSEMILDAFWQKRRIALGGIGELRGNGQFVRRAALKECGGWNEETITDDLDLTLRLHLSEWDIDFLFQPAVQEEGVTQAISLWHQRNRWAEGGYQRYLDYWPLLIRNQLGLRKSVDLLMFWITQYFLPSAAVPDLLMATTRSQLPLLTPITGITLGLSLVGMCAGLDKVRRQQEQPFQPLVLMAQTLQGTLYMCHWFVVVASIAARMSVRPKRLKWVKTMHQGAGEVCIQE; this is translated from the coding sequence ATGCCGGAGAATTCCTGGCCCGAAAAAGATTTTTGCAGCTCGCCTAAGTCTCTTAGCGCTGCGCTGATGGAAGCTGCAGAACTCTCGGAGATGGAAGAGCCGCCCGATTATCCAGGGGGAGAAGGTCGCCGCCGTAAGGCAGCCTTGGTTTTGGCATTGGTTTGGAGTAGCACGATTGCGCTGCATCTGATGTCAGGTGGGGTTTGGCTCGTCTATGGCATGACGACCTTGATGGGCGTTCATGCTTTGCGCCTGCTGTGTGCGCAGGCTATGCCTGTGCCAGAGCCACTTGGCTCAGATCTTGCGGAGAGTGACTACCCTTACGTTTCTTTGCTGGTGGCCGCTAAAAATGAGGCGTCAGTGATTAGCGATCTTGTTGACACACTTTGTGCGGTTGATTATCCAGCTAGCCGTTATGAGCTGTGGGTGGTTGATGATAACAGCACAGACGATACGTTCCAGGTTTTGCAGACGCTGACCCAAAAATACCCGCAGCTTCAGCTCAAGCGACGAGCGGCAGATGCAGCGGGAGGGAAGTCCGGTGCCCTGAATCAGATCTTGCCGTTGACGAATGGAGATATTATTGGTGTTTTTGATGCCGATGCCAGGGTGACGCCAGGTTTGCTGCGACAGATTGTTCCTTTCTTTGAGCGGCCACGGGTGGGAGCAGTACAGGTGCGAAAAGCGATTGCAAATGCCTCCACAAATTTCTGGACCCGAGGTCAAAGCTCAGAGATGATTCTAGATGCCTTTTGGCAGAAGCGGCGGATTGCTCTAGGGGGCATTGGTGAACTGCGGGGCAATGGTCAATTTGTGCGGCGCGCGGCACTCAAAGAGTGTGGTGGCTGGAATGAAGAAACGATTACAGATGATCTCGATCTAACGCTGCGTTTGCATCTAAGCGAGTGGGATATCGACTTCTTGTTTCAGCCTGCGGTTCAAGAGGAGGGCGTGACTCAAGCGATTTCGCTTTGGCACCAGCGCAATCGGTGGGCTGAGGGAGGGTATCAGCGGTATTTAGATTATTGGCCGTTACTGATTCGCAATCAGCTCGGCCTGCGCAAGTCAGTTGATTTGCTAATGTTCTGGATTACGCAATACTTTTTGCCGTCTGCGGCGGTTCCCGATTTGCTGATGGCGACGACCCGTAGCCAACTGCCTTTGCTGACCCCGATTACCGGCATTACGCTAGGGCTATCTTTGGTCGGGATGTGTGCTGGCTTAGATAAGGTGCGACGCCAGCAGGAGCAGCCCTTTCAGCCTTTGGTGTTGATGGCTCAGACCCTGCAGGGAACGCTGTATATGTGCCACTGGTTCGTGGTGGTGGCAAGTATTGCTGCTCGTATGTCCGTGAGGCCGAAGCGGCTGAAGTGGGTGAAAACAATGCATCAAGGCGCTGGCGAAGTCTGTATCCAGGAATAG